The stretch of DNA TTGGCATAATGCGACACCGCATATTCCCACGTCATGCCGATCCCGCCGTGCAGCTGGATCGACTCCTCCGCCACCAGAGCACCGGTCCGCCCGATCGTGTATTTCGCCGCCGACAAAGCACGTTCGCGCGCCTTCGCGTCGTCGCCGTCGAATGCCGACGCAGCGTTGATCACCGCCGACTGCGCCTGTTCGATCTCGAGCAGAACGGTCGCCATGCGGTGCTGGAGCGCCTGGAACTTGCCGATCGGGACGCCGAACTGCTTCCGGTCGCGGAGATAGCCGAGCGTCGCCTCCTTGACGAACTCCATCGCGCCCACCGCTTCGGCCGACAGCGCAAGCAGGCCCGCCCCTACCGCCGCGTCCACGATCGCCTGCCCCTGCCCGTCGCCGCCAAGCCGCGCCTCAACCCCTAGCGTCACGCCATCGAACGTCACGTCGCCGGCCGCACCGCCCTCGACGGTGTTGTAGCTTCGCACCGACACGCCCGCCGTGTCCGCGGGCACGAGCAGCACCAGCGGATCGCCGTCCTGCTCGACCACCACCACGAACACCGACGCCGCACCGGCCTGCGGCACGACCGCCTTCGTCCCGCTGAGCGTCCAGCCATCGCCGCTCTTCGCCGCGGTCACCGGCGTGGCGCCGTCATCGAGTGCGAAAGCGGCGATCGTCTCGCCCGACACGATCCCGGCCAGCATCTCGTCCTGTCCGCCGGCCTTCGCCAACGCCCGCCCGGCCATCAGCGCGCCCAGGAACGGCTCGACCACCAGCGCACGACCAAGCGCCTCGAACACCACCATGATGTCGAACCCGCTGCCGCCGAAACCGCCCGCCGCCTCGTCGAACAAGGCCGAGACGATGCCCAGCTCGTTCAACTGCGTCCAGACCGCCGGGTCGTACCCCGCCTCGCTGTACGCGCCGGCATTGCGCGTATCGATCGCATAGCCGTCACGCAGCGCCCGAACGAGCGTGTCGGCGAGCATGCGGCGGTCGTCGGAGTGTTCGAAGTTCATGTGATCAGAGACCCAGGATAGCTTTGGAGATGATGTTCTTCTGGATCTCGTTCGACCCGCCGAAGATCGACAGTTTGCGGTTGTTGAAATAGCTCGGTGCCGCCATCGCCGCGTCCTCCGGCCCGACATCCTCGCCGTTCCACCCGGCTTCCAGAGCCTCCGGTATGTAGGGCGCCGCATACGACCCGTAGGCGCGACGGGTCAGCGAGGTGATCTCCTGGCGGATCTCGGTGCCCTTGATCTTGAGCATCGAACTTTCCGCACCCGGCGCACCGCCGCCCGCGACCGCCGCAAGCACGCGCAGGTTGGTCGTCTGCATGTTCGCCAGATCGATCTCGACCCGCGCCATCCGTGCCGCGAACAACGGATCGTCGGCCAGCGCCCGCCCGCCCTTCTTCTGCATCTGCGCGACTTCCTTCAGCCGCTCAAACGACGCGATCGAGAAGCCGACGCCGGCGATGTTGGTCCGCTCGTAGGTCAGCAGATACTTGGCGTAGGTCCAGCCCATATTCTCCTCGCCGACGAGGTTCGCCACCGGCACCTCGACGTCGGTGAAGAACACCTCGTTCACCTCCTGCTCGCCGTCGATCAGCGTGATTGGGCGGACCTCGATGCCGGGCGACTTCATGTCGATCAGCAGGAACGAGATGCCCTCCTGCTTCTTCGCCGCGGGGTCGGTGCGAACGAGGCAGAAGATCATGTCGGCATGCTGACCGAGCGTCGTCCAGGTCTTCTGGCCGTTGACGACATAGACGTCGCCCTTCCGGACAGCCGTCGTCTTCAGCCCGGCGAGATCGGACCCTGCGCCCGGCTCCGAATAGCCCTGGCACCACCAGTCGGAGCCATCGAGAATACGCGGCAACCAATGCTTCTTCTGCTCCTCGGAGCCGTATTTGATCAGCACCGGACCGAGCATGTTGACGCCGAACGGGACCACGCGAGGCGCGTGCGCAAGCGCGGATTCATTGTCGAAGATGAACCGCTGGATCACGCTCCAGCCTGGACCGCCCCACTCCTCGGGCCAGTGGTTCGCCAGCCAGCCGCGTTCGTTCAGGATCGCGTGCCACTCCTCCATGTCCGATTTGCGCAGGCGTTTGCCTTCGCGGACCAGCGTCGAGAGGCGGGCAGGCAGTTTGTCGCGGAAGAACGCGCGGACTTCGTCGCGGAACGATTCTTCCTCGGGCGTGAAGCTGAGATCCATGGCCATGTGCTCCTGATGTTGGAGCCCATGTGCCACAGTCGATCGCAGAATTGAAGGACCGGTATGGTCAAAATCGCAGAAAACGCCGGATGGAACGACGCAGGTTAATCCACCCGGTATCCAACGTCTTCCCCCCTCCCTGAAAGGGAGGGGTCGGGGGTGGGTCGGCCAGCTCGGGCCATCACAGTTCGATTATGCGGAAGCCGACCCACCCCCAGCCGCTCCCTTCCAGGGAGGGGAGCAATTGCCAGACCTCCCCTCCAAGGAGGGAGCACATCAGAACCGGTAGCTGATCCAGCCCGCCAGGAAGTCGGAGTTCTTATACCCCGCGTTCGTCAGCGCCGGCCCCGCGATCAGATGCTCGTAGCGACCGGTGAACGACAGCCGCGAGCTGATCGGATACACCGCCTGAAACCGGATCGTATCGGCGATCTTCTTGCCCCCGAAATTCTGCGTGCCGGCGAACGCGGACCCGTTCGCACGGTACACCGCGTCGCTCGTCGTATCGCGCCACGACAGCTGGTATTCCGCGGTCAGCCGCAGCTTGCCGAGCGTGGTGAAGCTGAAGTTCGGCGCCACCGCAATCAGATTGGTCGGCGTCGCGAACAGCTGATAGCTGTAATAGATGTTGTTGCCGAACGGCGCGAGCGAGTTGCGCAACGTGCCGGTGCCATACGCCCCGCCACCGCTCGCATAATCCGCATGGAAGCCGACGCGCGGCGCATTCTTAGCCTTGCCGAGCCGATAGGTCTGCCCCGCCAGCAACAGCCACGCCTTGATCGAGCGGTTGTCGTAACTGCCGCCCTGATAGTTGATCGTCCAGTCGAGGTTGACCGGCCCCGCATCGCCCCAGATGTGAAGGCCATAGAAGTTACGCACCTCGCGCGCCGTGCCGGTGCCCCACGTCGCCGAGCGATCGCGCAGCCGCCAGAGGAAGGGATCGACGTACAGCTTCGATCCGCCAAACAGCGATTCGGGCACGACGACGCCGGTCGAGATGCCCGTGAACCGCCGATCGCTCTCGGCATTATCGTCCTGTGTTCCGCCATTGCCATACGCGGTCGGCTTGAAATCGAACACGTCGGCGCGGACTCCGGCCGTCCGCGCCCAGGCGCGGAAGCCGTTGAACCCGAAATACAACGTGTTGTTGTCGCGCGGCACGACCAGCAGGTTCGGCCCGTCCGCGAAGGTCTGGCGACCATAGCGCACGCCCAGATCGACATCGGCGACCGTCCCGGTCACGTCGACGAACGCCTGCTGCACCGCCAGCTTGTTGCGCAGATTGGGCAATGCGGTGCCGAGATTCTGCCCCTCCAGCGTGCCGTGCGCCAATTCCCCATAGAACCGGAAATGCTCGCCGACATGCAGATCGGCACCGCCGAACAGGCGCAGAATATCTTGCCGCTGAGCTTCGGCATTGCGCAAATTGGGGTTGGTGGTCTGGTTGACGCGCAACCGCGCCTCGCCCGACAGCGTCAGATACACCTCGCCGTCCGCGGCGATCGGGATGAACTTCAGCTGGTCGACGATGTCCTTGCGCTTGGCCGGATCCCGCAGCTTCGACCAATCCTCAGCCCAGCGCGACTGATTGTAGCCACCCGCGGTCGTCCCGTCGCCGATCGCGGCGTTGGGATAGCTCTCGGCGATCGGCGACGCCGCAGCGCTGGCCGACTGGTCCTTGGAAACGGGATTGCGTCGCGCCCGCAGCTGGCGCGGGGCCGTTGCGGGCGCGCCTGCGGAGACGCCATCGGAGAGAGGGGCGGGATCGGCCGCGGGCTCTGCCGCCACGGGATCGGTTGCCGGGGCAGTCTGAACTCCCGCCGTCTGGGCTATAGCCGTCTGGGCGATAGCGGTGGACGCGAGCAAGGAGGAGGCGAGCGCGCACAGCGCTCCACCGATGGACGGACGGATCATAAAAGCACCTCGAACTGCTGGGGTGGCTGCCCGCTACCGGGCGAAAGCCACCCTCATTTTAGACGATTGCGGGCCCAGCCGTCGTGGGGACCGTCGTGGGGGCCGTCATAGGCGCGGACGTCTGCGCCGGCGGCAGTTCGGGCAGCTTGCCCGACAAGGCGGCGTCGAGCTTGTCGCGGTCGAGGGCACCTTCCCAGCGGGCCACAACGATCGTCGCGACCGCGTTGCCGATGAAGTTGGTCAGGCTGCGGCACTCGCTCATGAAGCGATCGACGCCGAGAATCAACGCCATGCCGGCGATCGGCACGGTCGGCACGATCGACAGCGTCGCGGCCAAGGTGATGAACCCCGCGCCGGTAACGCCGGCCGCGCCCTTGGAAGAGACCATCGCCACGACGAGCAACAACAGTTCCTGACCGAGCGTCAGGTGCGTGTTGGTCGCCTGCGCGATGAACAGCGCCGCCAGCGTCATGTAGATGTTGGTGCCGTCGAGGTTGAACGAATAGCCGGTCGGCACGACCAACCCGACGACCGACTTCTCGCAGCCTGCCGCCTCCATCTTCTGGATCAGGTTCGGCAATGCCGCTTCCGACGACGAGGTGCCGAGAACCAGCAGCAGTTCGGCCTTCAGATACTTGATCAGCTTGAAGATCGAGAAGCCCGTCAGCCGGGCGACGGTGCCGAGCACGACGACGACGAACAGCGCCGCGGTCAGGTAGAAGGTCGCGACCAGGGCACCGAGGTTGGCGAGGCTGCCGATCCCGTATCTGCCGATCGTGAAGGCGATCGCACCGAACGCACCGAGCGGGGCGGCCCGCATCAGGATACCGACCAGCTTGAACACGATCAGGCTAAGGCGCTCGAGGAAGTTCAGCACTGGCTTGGCAGGCTCGCCGACCAGGCTCAGCGAGATGCCGAACAGGATCGCGATCAGCAGGATCTGGAGGA from Sphingomonas faeni encodes:
- a CDS encoding acyl-CoA dehydrogenase family protein, encoding MNFEHSDDRRMLADTLVRALRDGYAIDTRNAGAYSEAGYDPAVWTQLNELGIVSALFDEAAGGFGGSGFDIMVVFEALGRALVVEPFLGALMAGRALAKAGGQDEMLAGIVSGETIAAFALDDGATPVTAAKSGDGWTLSGTKAVVPQAGAASVFVVVVEQDGDPLVLLVPADTAGVSVRSYNTVEGGAAGDVTFDGVTLGVEARLGGDGQGQAIVDAAVGAGLLALSAEAVGAMEFVKEATLGYLRDRKQFGVPIGKFQALQHRMATVLLEIEQAQSAVINAASAFDGDDAKARERALSAAKYTIGRTGALVAEESIQLHGGIGMTWEYAVSHYAKRLVMIDHQLGDEDYHLQRYIALG
- a CDS encoding acyl-CoA dehydrogenase family protein — its product is MDLSFTPEEESFRDEVRAFFRDKLPARLSTLVREGKRLRKSDMEEWHAILNERGWLANHWPEEWGGPGWSVIQRFIFDNESALAHAPRVVPFGVNMLGPVLIKYGSEEQKKHWLPRILDGSDWWCQGYSEPGAGSDLAGLKTTAVRKGDVYVVNGQKTWTTLGQHADMIFCLVRTDPAAKKQEGISFLLIDMKSPGIEVRPITLIDGEQEVNEVFFTDVEVPVANLVGEENMGWTYAKYLLTYERTNIAGVGFSIASFERLKEVAQMQKKGGRALADDPLFAARMARVEIDLANMQTTNLRVLAAVAGGGAPGAESSMLKIKGTEIRQEITSLTRRAYGSYAAPYIPEALEAGWNGEDVGPEDAAMAAPSYFNNRKLSIFGGSNEIQKNIISKAILGL
- a CDS encoding alginate export family protein; this translates as MIRPSIGGALCALASSLLASTAIAQTAIAQTAGVQTAPATDPVAAEPAADPAPLSDGVSAGAPATAPRQLRARRNPVSKDQSASAAASPIAESYPNAAIGDGTTAGGYNQSRWAEDWSKLRDPAKRKDIVDQLKFIPIAADGEVYLTLSGEARLRVNQTTNPNLRNAEAQRQDILRLFGGADLHVGEHFRFYGELAHGTLEGQNLGTALPNLRNKLAVQQAFVDVTGTVADVDLGVRYGRQTFADGPNLLVVPRDNNTLYFGFNGFRAWARTAGVRADVFDFKPTAYGNGGTQDDNAESDRRFTGISTGVVVPESLFGGSKLYVDPFLWRLRDRSATWGTGTAREVRNFYGLHIWGDAGPVNLDWTINYQGGSYDNRSIKAWLLLAGQTYRLGKAKNAPRVGFHADYASGGGAYGTGTLRNSLAPFGNNIYYSYQLFATPTNLIAVAPNFSFTTLGKLRLTAEYQLSWRDTTSDAVYRANGSAFAGTQNFGGKKIADTIRFQAVYPISSRLSFTGRYEHLIAGPALTNAGYKNSDFLAGWISYRF
- a CDS encoding dicarboxylate/amino acid:cation symporter, giving the protein MTLPTQTYGVAETPARKRWSSQLYIQVLIAIALGAALGHFYPTYGAALKPLGDAFIKLVKMIIAPVIFLTLVTGIAGMKELGSVGRVAGKAFAYFLFFSTLALIVGLIVANVVQPGAGMNIDAATLDTKGIADYTVKAHETTITGFLMSIIPDTMVSAFTDGNILQILLIAILFGISLSLVGEPAKPVLNFLERLSLIVFKLVGILMRAAPLGAFGAIAFTIGRYGIGSLANLGALVATFYLTAALFVVVVLGTVARLTGFSIFKLIKYLKAELLLVLGTSSSEAALPNLIQKMEAAGCEKSVVGLVVPTGYSFNLDGTNIYMTLAALFIAQATNTHLTLGQELLLLVVAMVSSKGAAGVTGAGFITLAATLSIVPTVPIAGMALILGVDRFMSECRSLTNFIGNAVATIVVARWEGALDRDKLDAALSGKLPELPPAQTSAPMTAPTTVPTTAGPAIV